From Cygnus olor isolate bCygOlo1 chromosome 17, bCygOlo1.pri.v2, whole genome shotgun sequence:
AACGAGCTCCTGCTGAAGGAATCCATCCTGCTCTATCTGGAGGCTGACGGCTCGCTGACATCCCAGACCTTCACCAACCCGCTGCTGGGCGGCACCGAGCTCCTGCGGGGCACGGACCTGCCCCGCttctgcccgcagccccccgacCTGGAGGGCGCCGCCGACGCCACCGACGCCTGTGAGTGTGCGGGGCGGGGAAGGAGGGGCTACGGCCGTGCCGCCAGCCAATCCGCAACGGCCTCCTGGCGGCCCAGCCAATCCCGGCTGACACCTGTGCTGCCCGACCAATTGCGGCCGGCCTGCCCCGCCCCGACAGGTATATAAGTGCCGTGGGGCGGTGTGTGAGGGGGGCGGCCATTTTCTCGGGCAGTCGAGGCGCCGCTGGACCACGCGCGGCTGCGCGAGCTGGTTCTCCAGAGCTGTGAGAGGGAGCGGGGCAGTGCCGGCAGCACGGGCAAGAAGGGACGAAACGACATCCAGGCGTGagagcctggtgctgctggaatAAAGAAAGTCTTGTCCCCAAACTCTGCGCCTGTGCCCATGCGGTGTCTGTCCTGCCACAGCTCCGGCTGCCGTCCCCTCTGGAAGGAACCCAACGCCTTCCGCAGGCTCCCAAATCTCCGCGGGTGATATTTCAGCACGGTTTCACCCACAGCTGggggagggagcagctgctCGCCTGCAGCCCACGGCTCCGGCACCACCGGGGCAGGGCGGGCAGTGTGTGctgagggggagcagaggctgggtCTGGTTCTCCTCACTGCACAACCCGACGTGGTTTTGTCATGGGGGGGTTCTGGGTGATGATGTTCTGGATGATCCCACTTGCTGGGTGttccctgctgtcctgggagGGCACAGCATCATTACAGCTCTCTCCACGCACCATCACACCATGCATCCAGGCAAACCCAAGCACTGCTCACACCAGTGATTTCCTCTCACCAAAATACACTTATTGTGGATGCTGTTCAGTGCTGTTTTCTCCACAATAAGCAAATCTTCGCCATGGAGAGGACGAGGGAGAGGGGCAAAGGGACCCCCGGTGTGAGCTGGAGAGAGGTGATCCCGCAGAGCCAACCCCAGCGCTGGCCATGTGCACGGTCTAGTCCTTCTCCTCACCATGTGTAATGACATGGACGAGGTTTTTGTAATCGAGGTTGCCAGAGACATCTGGAGGGAAGGCAGCGAACATCTGGTCAACCTGCCAGGAAAGAGACAGGGTGGagaggcagcacaggagggGTTTGTGGCTGGGGCCAGGAGGAAAGCTGGGGCTGATGGTTTGCACAAGCTGTGGTGTGGCTTCAGCGCCGGTCCCCATCCCACAGCTGTGCTGACCAAGGAAATGAGAGGGGCAAAGAAACCCCAGCTCTCTCGTGCCCTGCTGTGGGGTGAGAGGTGGCCAGTGGGGTTCTGGCAGGACGTCATTGCTTGCTTTAGTGGGATTTCATGGAAACTCGACtttgcctgccctgcccttcaGCTGTGTACCTCTCACATGGGAAACGGATGCGTGAGCAGATCCTGAACTGGGCAGTGGGacccagcagggagagggaagaggacCCAGTACCAACCCACCTCACTTCAACCCCTGGGCACAAGCAGGGACTTTTTGGTGCATGGGGCTGGCGGAGGGGTGGTAGGGGCACATACCTCTTCCTGGGAAAACCTCTCACCCTGCGTCATCAGCATTTCTTTGATGCTGCAAACAAGAGAGTGCAGTGAGCACGGGGCAGGTCTTGGTGCGAGCCATCCGCCCCCCCCGAGCACCCCTGCACTCACTAGGCGGATTTCAGCCCTTTGCCCTCCGGATCAAACACCTTGAATGCGTTCAGGATCGTCTCCTCCGGGTCAGCACCTGAGGGTGACACGGCCGTGACCATTGGAAGCAGTGGAAGAAGCAGCCAGGTGGAGCCTCCTGCTTCCCATAGCCCCCCTGTGGAAACACTGTGGGATTTGGGAAATGGGGGGCTCTGCTGGAAAGCTGACatcctccccccccagccctcttGTGTTGGCCAGGATCCCCTGACACGGGGAGGAGCAGACAGACGCGTGGTCATGGTGTGCCCACCAAGCAGGCTGTGTCGCCTCCGCCCCGGCATCCAGCGCATATCTAATCTTTTGGGTGTATTTATAGAGCTCCAGGAGGAGGCCCTTGGGGCCGCAGAGCCTCCAGGAGATCTGGGGGAAGGCTGCATGCCTCAGCTGCCGTAAGTGATAGGGGCTGCAgccgggcagggagggcaggtcACAGTCATGCTGTACCCAGTGTCCTTCCCCGCGTGGCCGTTGGTGCCACCTTTGGTGCTAGCAGGCTCAGAGGCACTGCAGGATCTGTCCCCTCTTTCCATGGGGACAAGAACATCACAGCTGCTTGCTTGTTGTAAACGCCTGGGGAAATTAAGGCACGGAgacctgctcctgccctcctgcaggtGGGGGGAGAGTTGGGGCAAGGCCAGAAGTGCCTTTGCTCTGATCCCCTCTGTCCCATTCCCGGGCTCTGCACCAATATTGAGATCAGCCCCACCTGCCTTTCTTTGGCTGCTCCCACCTAAGACCTCCGAGGAGCCTCTGTGACCCCACAGGGTGATGGAggccccaggagctgggtggCCTCCCCAGGTGGGACAGGACGTTGGTGGCGGTGTGAGcccacccccccagctccctgggcacGCTCTCACCCTTGAGTTTCTCCCCAAACATGGTGAGGAACACGGTGAAGTTGATGGGGCCGGGCGCCTCCTTTATCATCTCGTCAATCTCCTCGTTTTTCACATTCAGGCGCCCTAGGGGAGAGCGGTGCTGGGTGAGCGGCACGTCCGGCTGCGAGCGTGCAGACCTCTGCTCCGCTCTGCGCATCGGGGGCTGAAGGACACCCACAGGAGCCTTTTCCTGGGGGAAAAAGCGGGGCATTCCCCTGCCCCACTGCCCCACGGATCAGTCTGAGTCCTCATCAGATGTTTTTGGCCAAAGCCACCAGTTCTCCTGGCCCTGGTGACCCTGTCACTGGTGTCATGATCAGGCCAGTGGGAGCTGTACCCAGACAGCTACGTTTGTCAGGAATGAAGGGGACTGAAAGCCTACATCCTTTTACCTGAGTTCAGGTGATCTTTGGGATTCCCCAGACCCATCGCTGGCCTCAGTGGTGAGAGAGCCAAGCTTGCGACTTCACAGCTCCCCACAGGTCCTGCAAATCCCCCTCATGCCCATAAACCCAGGGATGCTGCCGGATGGCAACATCCAGGTGCTTCTTAGCAGTGGGGAACAAAGGGAGCATTTGGCTCGGGATAATCCAGGAGCGGGTTCTCTCTAGTACCTATGGGATTAAACACCAGCTGCTCCGTGAGCCGCTCTCATTCACCACACGTATGACCACGCTGTCTGACAGAAGTGGTTTGGGGTCAGGTTTTCAGCAAAGCAGACACAAGATCCAGTTAACCACTGGAGCCTAAATGGGGGCTCCCGGCTGGTTTCTCATTTAGCGGGTCTAATGCTGtcagaggtgctggggaggggatgtTCCTAAAGGGGGCTCACCGAGCGCAGCAAACGTATCTCTCAGATCCGCCTTGTCAATGAAGCCGTCCCGGTTTTGGTCCATGATGGTGAACGCCTGGGAGTAGacgaggagggcagggagcacaggCAGAGGGAGAGCCGTCAGCCTTGTCAAAGGCGCTagtgccctcctcctcctcctcccatcGAGCTGGGTAGGAGCAGGACGCCTTGAGCCCTGCACAGGATGGGGCTCGGGGGGTCATCACCCAGCGAGGGAACAATCCTGTCCCCTGCACCCTGGGGTGATGTCTCCCCACAGCAGTCCGACCCTGATGCCACACACACCCTACACCTTGGCCACAACCCTCTCACTCCAGGATGAGACCAAGCAGGGAGGAGAGCCTGAGCCACCAGCTTGGGACCGGTTATCCCCGTCCTGGGGTGCTGCACGTACCCGAGTGCCAGCTGGGCAGGGGTAGGTCTCGAAGAGCTCTGGTGGGAGCTAGCTGGAACGATGTCCCCCAGACCCCCTGGATGCCTCCGGCTTCTCTGCGGGGCACGGGCTCCCAGGAAGCTCTGAGACAATCCCACATTTAACGGTGTCGCTGAgttgttttctcacttttagaAAAACAACCTAAAAACAGGCACGCTGCCTCTCATTGCAAACCAGCTGTCACCGAGCTGGAAGCACGCAGGAAGGAGCTGAAGGTCACATCGCATCGAGGCCCCTCGGTCATTTCCACCAAATCCACCTACCTCTTTGAATTCCTGGATCTGGGCCTGCTCGAACATGGAGAAGACGTTGGAATTAGCACCTTCGATCCTCTTCTTGGCTTTCTTGGGTGCCTGCAGGGTTCAAGTATGTCTCACGAACTCTCTGCCTTTTTATGGTGTGGAATAAAAGCCTGAATCTACCCTGTGCTTAGTCACAAGTCCTTCCTGGTAGCTCCGGGCTTTAGTCCCTGGGTGCTCGGTGGTTTCCCCCCGTGCTGCTCAGGAGCTGGGGGGCACCTGCAGTTCTCTGAGATGCTGCGGAGCTGTAAGAGTCCTGCTTCAAGTACAACTCCCTCTTTGCTTTGCTGATGAATTTTGCCAAATAGGTCAGAGCAAAGAGGAGCTGGGAAGTCGCTTTCCCAGGAAAGGCAGCAGTGGGTGAACCGGCCGGGATCTGCCCAGGTGCAGGGTCAGGAGCATGCGGTAATTTTTAGGTGTCTCCTGACCGCTCTGGGCCTCTCACTAAGAACAAAGCACTTATTAACAcatttgcttattaaaaaatcCGCCTCCTCCCGCACAGGGGTTTGAGACAACCAGAAATGCCTTGGCTGGTCCTTTAGGGAGATGAGGACAGAGTTGCTCCCTGCCCGACCCTGCTGGCCTGCCGAGCATCCCCTCCCTTTGGTCACGCACACCCCTGCGGCTTCCCCCTTCCAAAACGAGATTCTGCCAAGAGGGAACGGAGCGGGAGGGATTCGGGGGGCAGAACTGCCCTTCCCCTTGCTGcgcagaggaagggaaagagaaaagctggtGGTTGCACCCCCAAAGTCCCAGCTAGaaagctctgctgcctgcagctgatgTGGGAAGCACCTctctgccctctcctctccccgctGATCCCTGCAGGATGCCCCCCTGCTCATCCCCTCGGCGGGGCAGGAGGGATCCTTGGATCCCCGCCGCCTCCACCGCTCCCTGCCCCTTGGAGCCATCCCGGTGCAGAGCCAACACCACAGCTTCTGCCCCTGCCCGCCGCAGCTCGGAGCTCACCATGGCTTCGCTCGGGCGCTGGTGGTGCCGCAGGAGGAACCTCAGAGGCagtccctcctctcccctgggCCGAAACAATAAATACGGCTCACTCCAGGCTAAAAATAGCCCCCTGCCCACTTTTGGCTGTAATAGGTAAACCAGCCACCCCCAACCCTCTTGTCTCTGactttctctctgcctccctctctAATCTGGAATAACAGCTTGTTGTTGTCACTGCCTGGCGTGACATGCGAGACACGGAGGCTCTCAAGGTTAGCGGGGTGCCGGGAGGCCCCGCAGCTCCCACGCGGGGATGCTGACCCGCTGGCGCTCACACGGGGACCGGACCCACCTGTGTTTGTCACtcggggagggcaggggctctgcttttcccctctgctgGGCTCTTTGGGGGGATTTGGCCCAGGGAACGAGGCTCAGCGCATGTGCTCCCATGCCCTGCTAGCATGCCTTCCCTCTGATGGACATTTTCTTTGGGGTGGAAAGCTGTTGAGGTCCCCATGCTGCTCACAACGGAGGGACCACCTTGGCTACAGCCCCCCCATGCCCAGGGGATGTGGATATTTCTGCCAGAAATGGAGCTTTCGTGCCTCGTTAATGCATCTGCATGGCAAAACCGGGTCCTGCTCGGCAGCTAGAGAAGGAGCAGCGGGGCCCGATCATTTGTGGTGCCCAAAGAGccagaaacagcaacaacagctgCCCGGCCACCCAGTGTCTCCGGCTGGAGGGGACCATCCCTGCCACCCTGCCACCTTGTCACCTTGTCACCCTGTGACCCTGCCACCCTGCCAGCTGAGACGCAGCACCCATCCCAAAGGGTCAGGATGAGGCCGGCGGAGGATGCTGAGCTCCCACAgagccaggcaggaggagcGCAGGGCTCCcggctgtgtcccccccccccaccagggCACCTGTCCCTCGCTGAAGCCAAACACTTGCTCAGCCCTGACCCCACAACCCATTAACTTTTCCCGTCCCAGCCGCTGGTGGCTCGGGGCCTTGCCTTTTCCTTCGGTATTTTTAGGCATGCTGAGGCGggtgggagggctggggcacGGCTGGGAACAAAAGGGACTGTGAAAGCGGATCCCAGATCTGCGGGCTCTGCCCAGACGCTGCCCGTGTTCCCCAGAGGGCGTGAATGCCGCCGCTGATCCCTGGCACTCGCCCCTCCGATCCGCTCCAGCAGCAATCGTCTGGCCTGGATGAGGCTTCAGCTGAGGCTGAGATGGATTTCAGGGCGGGTTTTTGGGGTCTGTGTGAACCAAAAGGCAAGGGAAAGAGCGGagaggggcagagctgggtgagGAGCAGCCCAGGGCATGCAGGCACGGCGGGGACAAGCGGGATCAATCACGGCATGGGCGCTCCCTCCCCTGCCAACTTGAGCTGAATCCATCGGCCAGCCGAGCCCAATTACCTTAATTTGTGGCATTAAGGAAAAATCCATAAGCATCAGGGAAGTGATGCGCAGTGGTTTAACGGGACCGGTCGCCTGCGGAGCCTCCAGCGCCTCTTGGGTGCTGCCCATCCCTGTCTCTGCAACCCTTCTGGGGCATCCCTGGTCAGCCCCAGAGCCATGGAGAGTCCCCAAAATATATTTGGGGTGTGTGGGGGAAGCACATTTTGTGCCTGCCCAGCCTGAAAGAGGCCAGACCCCATCGGGACAGATGGGGGACATGCTGCTGGGGGTCCAGAGGGTGGCGGGGGGCTTTGAAGGGACACTGCAGGCAcaggggctgagcacagcacagaaacccTGGCTGGGGACGGGGTGCAGATGGCTGGGCACGCTTCTGCCGTGATTTGTAAGACGGTGCATCTGCTCCGCTGCTCACTTCTCGCTGCCAGACGTCGTCCTGTGCTGCACGGGCCACATCCTGCCCCGCCAGCGGGGAGCAGGGTCCTGCCTGGGGAAGGAGCCAGCTCCAGGCACCTCTGttccttcccctgctgtggGTATTGGGGGACTTACCAGGAAAAACGGAGTCctttaaatatatgtgtatatacatttatacatatagCGCTCTGTTGTGAACAAAAGAGCTACGGGAAAGTGGTTGCAGCCTGTGAATGGGTGTCGGGGAATAATGCACCTATCTGTGCCATGGCAAAATCAAGCATCGTCCCTGCTTATCTGCAAAGGAGCCTGTGTTTTACATGAAAAAGCCTTGCTAATTAATAGGACAGCCCCTCTTGAGCTCGATAAAAAATGGAGTCAAAAGGATTTGATTAACCCCCTGCTCCTCGCACGGCGCGAGCTCTGCCTGAGCGAGACGCGTGCCTGCGCCCCGGCCAAGTCCTGCCCGCGGCCGATAACGGGGAGCCCCCGGTCCTGGGGACCCCAGACACCGGGGGAGCCGATTTAGGGGTGCCCAGAGGGTGAGGGCACCCCGAAGCCAGCCCGTGCCCCGCCGTCGCGGTTCCCTTGTGGATATCTTTTGCTCCAACCACTATTTTGTTCCTGCAATCGGATAGATTTGACTAACctaatacatatgtatacacaccGGTACATTCCCATTCAAACCAATGTAAATTACCTCTGACCAATACATTTTCCTGGGAAATCAATGCATTTTAACACTGgataatatttatgaaattgaATTTTTCATTGAAGCTAATGCAATTCTCTtctattttatgcatttttattaaactaatgcattttaaattaaactgttGTATATTAACTACAATGGCTGTTGGTACttacagtaaaataatatatGCTTGCCGAAATCAATACATATTCCAAACCTAGGATTTTCCAGTTAACAAGGCTATATCAAATATAACAAATGCTTGTAGCTACTTAATTTGATGCCTATATACACCGCCCGGTATATTTGTTTATTggtaatgattatttttaaagggagaaaGCTTATTAAAGGTAGAAAGATGGATTTTTGTGCAGCTCAGTGCTTCAGCATGAGGCTGTTGGTGGTGGCCACCGCTTGCCTGGTGCTGGCCACCAAAGGGGACAGGGAGGGTGGCCTGTGTGTCCTGGTGCTGGCTGGTgacagagcccagctgctgtgccACTGAGCGTCCCCATGCCCTTGGCTACCCCCCCGTGTCCTTTGGAGCAGGGCCAAGCAGCCAGAGGTGACGGGGCCAAGGGCGGACGCCGCTGCTGGGCCTCCCTGGGGACTCGCCCCGCTCCGAGCGCAGGATGAGGCCCCAGGAGGAGGCAGCCGTCCCGGCCCCCCGAGCCGTGGCACCGGCAGGGGAAAGCCATAAATAGCAGCACTACACGCCGCGCGCACGCCGAATGGCGCCATGGTCGAGATAATTTCGGGCGAAgcaataaaagaggaaaattaattaaagagCATGTGCTA
This genomic window contains:
- the MYL2 gene encoding myosin regulatory light chain 2, ventricular/cardiac muscle isoform gives rise to the protein MAPKKAKKRIEGANSNVFSMFEQAQIQEFKEAFTIMDQNRDGFIDKADLRDTFAALGRLNVKNEEIDEMIKEAPGPINFTVFLTMFGEKLKGADPEETILNAFKVFDPEGKGLKSAYIKEMLMTQGERFSQEEVDQMFAAFPPDVSGNLDYKNLVHVITHGEEKD